From the genome of Canis lupus familiaris isolate Mischka breed German Shepherd chromosome 20, alternate assembly UU_Cfam_GSD_1.0, whole genome shotgun sequence:
CAGCATGCCTTTCTCGCCCCGCTTGCGAGAGACACGGGCCGCGGACGGAACCGTCCTTCCCCTTCTGACCACAGTAAAGGCGGTCTGCAACCTTACAACGTCCCCCAGGAAAACGGGTCCCTAGCCGCCTCCTGCCTTCCTGAAATGAGACAGACGCTGCTGCACCCCCACTTACAGAAGGTTTCCTGGCCCACGCGCAGTTTAATCATGATCCACTCCATCGTTCCTCCCAGGACAAAAAAGAAGGGCAGGAACCTGTAGACGCCGAGCCGCTGCTTGCCGGGCACCCGCTGCAGGACCCGCCTCACCTGGGCCCTGGAAAACATGCCAGACCCGGGGcgtggagagggaggggcacagcgggagcgggagcgggagcagAGGGGGCTGCCGGCTACAGCCGAGTCCCGCGACCTGGTTGCGGCGCTGACCCGACCCCGGGCCCCGGCCAGGCCGGCGCGCAGCAGAAGCAGCCCAGCGCCGGGAccgcgaccccgaccccgaccccgagcCTGGGCGGCTCCACCAATCAGAGTGCCGCGGGGCGCACGGACCTGCCAATCTGAAGGCGGCGGAGGCGCGTGCTCCGTAAGGTGGGGCGCGGCCGGAGAGCTGGCGCAGGCGCCTGGGCTCTGGAGGCGGGGCggcccgagggggcggggcctcccacGTGGCGTCGGCCCGGCCCCACCCCGGCTCCCCCGTGCAAGCTCGCGCTCAGGGTTGGCGGCGGCACCCCCTACTCTGCTACCGCCATCTTTCTTAAAGGCCTGATGGAAGTGGTGGCCGTCTCTGATGGACGAAACGTGACCCGCACTTTACTCTGAAATGCAGTTATGCAAATGCTTTGCATTTATTTCGGGGCCATGACGGGTGACTAGACttctaaaaataacagaatttgatAGGCATTGCTGAAAGCTGAACTTTATCATTGTCACGACAAAAGTCCAAGCAATCACCCTGTGACAGACAACCCTGATATTAATAAAAGCTATCCTGTATGGGGCACTTACCGTTGTGCAGGGACTTGCAGGTCCTTTTTAATGCATCACCTCCTAATTCACAATAATCACAGAAGAGCAGAGTGGCTCAAGAGCCCAGGCTTTGTCAAACCACTCCCTTGCTCGAACGGGGGCCTTTCTTTGAGGCTGTGAGGACTTAGAGGTAATACAAATAAAGCACTTAACACAATACTTGGAGCACAGTAACTGATCAATTATCATTAGCTAAGAtaggatgatgatggtggtgataacCAGTTATCGGGGTGCTAACTCTTTACACCTATTCTAGAACCGAGGGACACTCCCCTCTACATCACTCCCTTTTATGGATGGGAAACTAAAAAGTTGAAAGATTGAGCCAGGTGGAAGCAGAGCTCAAACTCCAGAGTCTTCACTCTCTCTGAGTCCCTGTGCTTGTTATAAAGGGTTGTCACCTCATTACctaaggctaaaaaaaaaaaaaaaaaaaagcaaccaggGCCTATCTTTGAGAAAGGAGACAGCTATTACACAATCTAAGAACATCAAATGAAAACTTAAAGTCAACAAAAAAGTTTGGTGATGTAAACACAAAATATACAAGAATAGGCTggagaagagagagcaagcaagcctGGCCCCTGGCAAAGGTCACAGTCTGGCCCTGATCGGCCAGGCCAGAGCTGCTTCATGGATCACCTGCCTTCTGGGGCTCACCCAACCCAGCTTCATGCACAGTGCACACACGCTGGCTTGGAGTTCACCTCAGTTTCTCTTGGTGGCTCTAGAAGCCTGTCACTGAGGGGCACCCATCTCCCACTATGAGGAGACCTACTTGTGGACAGGTTCCCAAAGCCTTCCTAGGTCAGTTGGGTCTCCCATGAGCCTACCCTTCTCCCTGCATCCTGCCCCAGCACCTGGCCCAGGATCTGAGCCGCTGCATAGGTTCTCAGCCAAGGTGCAGTGGATGTTCATATACACACGCTTATACCGGGAGGAGCACCCCAAAAAAAGTGTCCAGCTAGGCCAGCTCCCTACCGGCTGGGCCCACCAGTGCTAAAGTCAGCCACCCCCTAATCCCGGCCTAGTACGCATGTGGACTCAGCAAAGAGATGAGGAGAAGAAACACAGGTAGAGAGTGTTTGCAAGCAGAACTGCAACATTTCGATGGAAAGTCTGGACACATTGCTAGAAGAGGCCAGGGCATCTCAAGGCGGGGCTGCTGTGCTGTGCGGGAAAGCGGAGAGTGGGCTCGGTGCGGCCATTTCCTGAGGTCAGAACCAGGCAGGTGCAGGGAACCCCGGGCCCAACGCCCTGCAGGGCGCCGCCCGGTCCTCCGGCTCCCTCGCTCCCCACGGCCCAGGGAGGGAGCGAGGAGGGGCTGCTTCAGGGGGCGTCAGCGGTGCTGCAGGTCGCTGCGGGGCCCAGGGTCTCACCGGCGAGGGCCGGCACCGGGCGGCGCGCGGCAAGGGCTCCTTATCGGCTGGAGTGACTCTGGCGGGCCCTGCTGTGGGGGGACAGGACCCCTGGCGCAGG
Proteins encoded in this window:
- the SMIM4 gene encoding small integral membrane protein 4, encoding MFSRAQVRRVLQRVPGKQRLGVYRFLPFFFVLGGTMEWIMIKLRVGQETFYDVYRRKASERQYQRRLENASETELQPSIK